The sequence ACCTGTAAGTTTACCATTACTGATTACCAAAAGAAATATACTATCATTCGATCCCAATTGGTTTCTTGACTACAGGAGGAACTCCACGGGAACGGCCATAAAAGATATTGCCTTGCCTCTCCTGTGGTCAATCTTGCACACTTCACCTACGAGTCCTCAGGATCGTTTAAGCCGAAGATCAACGATTACCGCTTGAAAGTCTCATTGTAATATCCCTTGACAAGATATCATAATGGAGCTAGTGGCTTAGTATATTTTATTGATCTCGAAGTTATTATATGTGCTTTTGAACAGCTGTAACCTGGAGGGGATTATGGTCTGATCATCTTAAGCCCTGTTTCTCAAAATGAGAGATAGGGCTTTTATTTTGGCATCCTGATTACAACATGTGAAGGCTGATCACCTCCAATAAAACAGAGCATTCTTGTTTAAGACATAATAGGGGGATCTGAAATGTCGCGAACGACAATCTTAGAAAAATCAATTTCAATCCTGATACCTCCAACCTGGGACAAAGAAGAAAAAGGCCAATATTTTGAAGGGTTATCGGCAAAAATACTTCGAAGACAGTCCTACGATATCATTGAGCGCATTCGTTTTACAGGAATGGAAATTGATTTGCTCGCCAAACATAAACCATCAGGAGATCAAATATATGTTGAATGTAAATTTCATTCAACCGCATTAAGCTCAAACGTAATAGATCTCTGCGTTGGGCAAGCTTTCAGGAAGAGAATTAAAAAAATTGCTCTGTTTTCAGCTGGACCTTTAGGCAAGGAAGCAAAGGGCGCAATAGAAGAATTAAAAGATGATGAAAGAATAAGTTTTTCTCATTACGGTCCGATAGAATTGATTGAAGCTCTTCTGGACTCAAATACTGTTGACTTCCCGGATGAAAATATAATCCCTGTTACCGTGTCGCATGCTACTTTAATAGTCCATCCAGAAAATCCGTTTATTTGGTTGTTCCAAGATCAAAAAGACGGGAAGCCCTATCGTCTCTTATGTTTCGCAACTACAGGGAATGATGAAATCTCCAATCCAGAACGCATACGTGCTTTTTTAGATTCATTCGAGCTATTAGAGGGGCTCCCTGTTTTTGATTTTATGGAAAACAAAAAGAAACCTGCTCTTAAAAAAGTAGACGAGGAAAAATTCCCCGATGAATTTGTGAGCAAAATTATTACAGCTGATGCACTTCTTGACTATCGCCCATGTCGTCCTGAAGATTTTGTTGGCAGAGTCGATATCCAAAAGGAATTATGGGATTTTCTAGAAAAAGTTCGAGAAGACGAAACAAGCACAAGACTGATATCGATCACAGGGGGTTCGGGACTTGGTAAGTCCTCTTTAATTGCAAAATTGTCAGAACGATTCAAAAATATTAAGTGGAAGAATAAATTTTTCCTTTTCCCTGTTGATGTGAGGTCGGCAAGAGGGCCGATGTTTGTTGCAGAAGCCCTCCTCCAAGCTTTGAAGGTTGCACAAGAAGAAGGTTTTATCGCCCTTGATAATGCACCTGTCATATCTGATGCAAATAGTATTTTATCAAGCCCTATGATCAAACTAGTTCTAAAATGGCTATTCCGACGCATTCCGCCACCAAAATATGATGGAAAGCGCCACCTGAATATGATTCATTCCGCCACTTGAATATGATCATTCCGCCACCCCCCTGGGGGCGACATAAGCGACGCTGGATAAACTCCACAAAAGCCGTTAGAACCTCCGGTAAAAAACGGGAGGTAATCATGGCGGCGGAAAGGTTATCCATGCGTACCATAAAAGAAGTATTGAGATTGAAGTGGGAGAAAGGGTTCTCCAACAAACAGGTTGCTCAAAGCTGCAACATTGCCCGCAGCACCATCAGGGAGTATGTGGCTCGCGCCGAGAAAGCCGGTCTGTCTTGGCCGCTGTCGCCTGATCTCGACGACAGTCGTCTTGAAGCCCTGCTCTTTTCCTCTCCAGCGATGGATGGTTCCCCGCATCGGGGAGCTTCGGACATGGAGTATATGCACCGTGAACTGGCCCGAAAATCGGTAACGCTGCGACTTCTATGGCTGGAGTACAAAGCGGCCAACCCGGAGGGATATCAATACAGCCAGTACTGTCTTCTGTATCGCCAGTGGGGCGGCAAGCTGGACGTTTCTCTTCGTCAAAGCCACCGGGCCGGGGAGAAGCTTTTTGTTGATTACGCCGGTCAGACGATTTCCGTCACGGACTCCTTGACAGGCGAAACCAAGGAGGCCGTCC comes from Syntrophales bacterium and encodes:
- a CDS encoding restriction endonuclease — protein: MSRTTILEKSISILIPPTWDKEEKGQYFEGLSAKILRRQSYDIIERIRFTGMEIDLLAKHKPSGDQIYVECKFHSTALSSNVIDLCVGQAFRKRIKKIALFSAGPLGKEAKGAIEELKDDERISFSHYGPIELIEALLDSNTVDFPDENIIPVTVSHATLIVHPENPFIWLFQDQKDGKPYRLLCFATTGNDEISNPERIRAFLDSFELLEGLPVFDFMENKKKPALKKVDEEKFPDEFVSKIITADALLDYRPCRPEDFVGRVDIQKELWDFLEKVREDETSTRLISITGGSGLGKSSLIAKLSERFKNIKWKNKFFLFPVDVRSARGPMFVAEALLQALKVAQEEGFIALDNAPVISDANSILSSPMIKLVLKWLFRRIPPPKYDGKRHLNMIHSAT